GAGAATATAATAAAGAATACCGCCGATAAGTAAAATAAATCCAAAGAACAGCACCCCAATTTTTAGCGATAGTCGATTAAACACGGAGTTCTCACCCTCTTTCTACCAAAATCGTAACATGGAGGTAGAAGAAAGAGTAGGTATAGGACATTTTTATATAGAAAAAGGATTAAAAAACACCTATAAATCCGTTAGCACGAATCTTTTAGTAATGTAAACAATATCGCAAATAATTGAAGGGTGTTTTAATGGAGGTGTAAGATTCTAAGCAGAATAAACTGTTTCAGTAACAAAACACTTCTTAAAACCAATCGTTCTTTTCATAATATTATTTCTAAAATATGTGCAAGCTATCTATAAATGGAGGATGATTCTATCCTATAAGGAAAATATTAAGTTTCTGTGCAGAGCAAGCATATTTTTTAGCATCAGGGAAAAATATGTCATAAAAACTGCATATAATCTGCAAATATGCAGGGTATTTTACTATAACTAAAGGCAATTTTTCATAGGAGGTAATTTCAAATGAATTTTAAAAAATGGATGCTAGGTTTCATGGTAATTATTTTCGCCACAGTTCTTGCCGCTTGCGGAACCGACCAGGATACCAAACAAGATAATGGAGACCCAGAAGCAAATCAACAACAAGAAGAAAAACAACAACAAGAAAATCAAGGCAATGAATCTAATGGTACAGATGATAAGAAAATGGATCATTCCGGCTCTGGAGAAGTTCCTGAAGGATTAAAAGAAGCAGAAAATCCAACATTTCCAATTGGCAGCAAAGCGATTATTGAAGCTAGCCATATGGAAGGGATGAAAGGTGCTGAAGCAACGATTGTCGGCGCTTATGATACAACCGTATATACCGTCACATACACTCCTACAGACGGTGGTGAAAAAGTGGAGGATCATAAATGGGTCATTCACGAAGAATTAAAGAATGTTGGTGAAGAACCATTGGAACCTGGGGAAGAGGCAACTATACAAGCTTCCCATATGAAAGGCATGGAAGGCGCAACAGCGACGATTGATTCAGCCGAACAAACTACTGTATATATGGTTGATTATACATCAACCACATCGGGTGAAGAAGTTAAAAATCATAAATGGGTTACAGAAGATGAACTATCACCGGTAGAAGAATAACTAAATGCGTGGTTAAAAGAAGAAGGATTCAGTGACAATTTGTCCACTGAATCCTACATACATAAAAATTGTATTACAACTTTGAAGCTAAACTATGTCGGGGCATTATTGCCAAACTCAATACCTTACCCCAACTCCAGGACTACTGTTTCATTATAGCAATACTTCCATTAGCAGTTACAGCCTTAATAATATGAGTCCCATCCCCAACTACTGTATCCCAATCGTCATTACCAAACACCTCAATCCCACCATTATCTGTGCGCAAATCATATGTTACATTCGTTGGCTCTTCTTTTACGTTGATATCAATACTTCCATTTTTTGTATTTAACTCCATGGATTGATTTAATTTATCTGTTAGTAGAGCCATTGACCCATTACTTGTTTTTCCAATAAGTCTTCCTTCTACATGACTCAGTTCCACGCCTCCATTACGGGTGCTTACTTCCGTGGTATCTGTTTTCACTTGTTCAAGCACGATCTTTCCATTCGCAGCTGAGGCGTGTAATGTTTTCACTGAAAACTGCTCTCCATAAATAGCTCCATTTTTTGAATCTATTTGCATGGACGCAAACTCTTTTTGAGGTAATCGAACGGTTAATGTTAATGAATCACCTCGGTTAAAAAATTGAATTCTAAACTTTTCAGGCTTTTTGCGAACGATTAATGTTCCATCTTGTTGCTCT
This genomic interval from Virgibacillus pantothenticus contains the following:
- a CDS encoding YdhK family protein — its product is MNFKKWMLGFMVIIFATVLAACGTDQDTKQDNGDPEANQQQEEKQQQENQGNESNGTDDKKMDHSGSGEVPEGLKEAENPTFPIGSKAIIEASHMEGMKGAEATIVGAYDTTVYTVTYTPTDGGEKVEDHKWVIHEELKNVGEEPLEPGEEATIQASHMKGMEGATATIDSAEQTTVYMVDYTSTTSGEEVKNHKWVTEDELSPVEE
- a CDS encoding DUF4097 family beta strand repeat-containing protein; translation: MSRLKKWSLVAIIFIIIGGVGCLFTFKSLARQEVAVTKEVSADEVTNLEFELVNEEVTIVPTEKSDISIELKGRSNRPDKEFLEIEQQDGTLIVRKKPEKFRIQFFNRGDSLTLTVRLPQKEFASMQIDSKNGAIYGEQFSVKTLHASAANGKIVLEQVKTDTTEVSTRNGGVELSHVEGRLIGKTSNGSMALLTDKLNQSMELNTKNGSIDINVKEEPTNVTYDLRTDNGGIEVFGNDDWDTVVGDGTHIIKAVTANGSIAIMKQ